A single region of the Vicia villosa cultivar HV-30 ecotype Madison, WI linkage group LG4, Vvil1.0, whole genome shotgun sequence genome encodes:
- the LOC131598328 gene encoding uncharacterized protein LOC131598328, giving the protein MQIGKQPSTNSTKGEYLSQFTAFFHPYIDDINDVEPDRNCGFHCISSALEWGQDASYDVQRQLHTEIHQHEELFFKLFYVTVSYVSNSLFVKYLGVQGKEKWMLIPDMGYPTASRYSVVFVSLSMKMNITFFPLLIAPPPYTSRHTIIVVDFVNCNHWIQVKLRLDCPLALVTDRWRKNCSIDVKTWESAYVGRFRH; this is encoded by the coding sequence ATGCAAATTGGTAAGCAACCTTCTACCAATTCTACAAAAGGAGAGTACTTGTCACAATTTACTGCTTTTTTTCATCCATACATCGATGACATTAATGATGTTGAACCAGATAGAAATTGTGGTTTCCATTGTATTTCATCTGCATTAGAATGGGGGCAAGATGCAAGTTATGATGTTCAGAGACAATTGCATACTGAAATCCATCAACATGAAGAATTGTTTTTTAAGTTGTTCTATGTCACTGTCTCTTATGTTAGTAATTCATTATTCGTAAAATACTTGGGTGTTCAGGGTAAGGAGAAATGGATGTTGATTCCAGATATGGGTTACCCAACTGCTTCTAGATATAGTGttgtatttgtttctctttccatgaAAATGAACATAACATTTTTCCCGCTTCTCATAGCTCCACCCCCATACACGAGTCGACATACAAtcattgttgttgattttgtcaaCTGTAATCATTGGATTCAGGTAAAGTTGAGACTCGATTGTCCACTGGCTCTCGTCACTGATCGTTGGAGGAAGAATTGTTCTATTGATGTAAAAACATGGGAATCAGCATATGTAGGTCGGTTCAGACATTGA
- the LOC131595961 gene encoding protein C2-DOMAIN ABA-RELATED 9-like, whose product MMDNILGLLKLRIKRGINLAIRDANSSDPYVVVHMGDQKLKTRVVKNNCNPEWNEELTLSIRDIKTPIRLTVFDKDTFSVDDKMGDADVDLKPYAQAIQMKLATLPDGCAIKRVQANRTNCLAEESSCIWKSGKIIQEMILRLRNVESGELVVEIEWVDIPGSTGLLGGHS is encoded by the exons ATGATGGATAATATTCTTGGTCTTCTCAAACTTCGTATCAAAAGAGGAATCAATCTTGCCATTCGTGATGCTAATTCCAGTGATCCTTATGTTGTTGTCCACATGGGTGATCAG AAGCTGAAGACTCGAGTAGTGAAAAACAATTGCAACCCTGAATGGAACGAAGAGTTAACCCTTTCAATAAGGGATATTAAAACTCCAATACGTCTC ACAGTTTTTGACAAAGACACATTCTCCGTAGATGACAAAATGGGTGATGCAGATGTAGACTTGAAACCATATGCTCAAGCTATACAAATGAAGTTGGCTACTCTTCCAGATGGTTGTGCAATCAAGAGGGTTCAAGCAAATAGGACTAATTGTCTTGCTGAAGAGAGTAGTTGTATTTGGAAAAGTGGAAAGATAATTCAAGAAATGATTCTAAGATTGAGAAATGTTGAGAGTGGGGAATTGGTTGTTGAAATTGAGTGGGTGGATATTCCTGGTAGCACAGGTCTATTAGGGGGACATAGTTAA